In Kosmotoga arenicorallina S304, a genomic segment contains:
- a CDS encoding carbohydrate ABC transporter permease, producing MAHKRRVHKGIERKKAIWGWIFVAPSLLFFSLFSFYPIANAFYTSLFKKDLLSLRPPKFVGIKQYTYLLTSPTFWNSVKATAIFTLGTFIPLVVFSLIFAAFIMSRKRFQKFFQMAYYSPAVLSSVVAAAIWLLILDPRGLANQFVNFLLNSPGVDHKWLASIGMVRFSTVLVYFWKYVGYFTIIFIAGMASVPRTLHEAARIDGANSWQAFWRITFPLIKPTTLLVSVVAMIQCLKTFSTQYLFVQSGAPRGPIDVITLNIYYTAIRDHRIGRASAMSIILFAIMLFFTWFQLKVSKSEEVSYM from the coding sequence GTGGCACATAAAAGAAGAGTACACAAAGGTATAGAGAGAAAAAAGGCTATATGGGGCTGGATTTTTGTCGCGCCTTCTTTGCTATTTTTTTCTCTTTTTAGCTTTTATCCCATTGCCAATGCTTTTTATACCAGCCTTTTCAAGAAAGATTTACTTTCATTAAGACCACCAAAGTTTGTGGGTATTAAGCAATACACTTACCTGTTGACTTCTCCTACCTTCTGGAATTCTGTCAAGGCGACAGCCATATTCACTCTCGGTACTTTTATACCCCTTGTAGTATTTAGCCTTATTTTTGCAGCCTTCATAATGTCAAGAAAACGCTTCCAGAAGTTTTTCCAGATGGCATATTACTCACCAGCTGTTTTGTCTTCAGTTGTAGCTGCGGCAATATGGTTACTGATTTTAGATCCCAGGGGATTGGCAAATCAATTCGTAAATTTCCTTTTGAATTCACCCGGAGTTGATCATAAGTGGCTGGCAAGTATCGGAATGGTCAGGTTTTCGACCGTACTGGTTTATTTCTGGAAATACGTTGGATATTTCACGATAATATTCATTGCAGGTATGGCAAGTGTACCAAGAACTCTTCATGAAGCGGCGAGAATAGACGGAGCAAATTCATGGCAGGCTTTCTGGCGAATAACTTTTCCGTTGATAAAGCCTACAACACTTTTAGTATCGGTAGTTGCGATGATCCAATGCTTAAAAACTTTTAGCACACAGTACTTGTTTGTTCAATCAGGTGCTCCAAGGGGCCCCATTGATGTTATCACTCTCAACATTTATTACACAGCCATCAGGGATCATCGAATCGGTCGCGCAAGTGCAATGAGCATCATACTCTTTGCTATAATGCTTTTCTTTACCTGGTTCCAGCTCAAAGTCTCAAAATCTGAAGAAGTTAGCTATATGTGA